The DNA segment ATCGCGCCGGGCGCCCGGACTTCATTGGGCGACCCACAGGACGGGCAGTTGAACCGGCCCGGACCGGGGATCTCTACCTCACTTCGACATGCTCCACAACGAACCCTCACGTCACTACCTCTCCTACCGCTCCGATGGCTTCCAGATAGGCCGCTTCGCCTGCCAGAACGGCGCGTATCTGATCCTCACTGTATTCAACCTGCTGTTTGGCGGCTGCCTGGACCTGAATGTACTCGACGGCCTGGTCGGTTCCGCCGGCGACGACGTCCCCGCCTCCAAGGCGATGGGACCTCCTGGCCAGCATCTGGAGGAAGTACACCTCCCACTCGAGTATCCGGCGAATATCTGCGCGTCCAAGGGCTGTCTCCCCATCGAGGAGCGCAGCTACGAACCCGGCGGCATCTTCGATGACGTAAACGGGGGCAGCAGGGATACGGCGCTCCCGGGCGTTGCGCCAGACCATCACCGCCAGGATCCCCAGGAAAACGGTCAGCAGGATGGCTCCGAGTGTAACTCCGGTCAATCCGCTCATGGGTCGTCATGGTACCGGCACCACGCAGAACGGATGGCGAAGGCGTATCGCACTCGGGAAGAGGCCGGTGGACGCATTTCTACGCCGGTCGGCCGGCAGCGACGGGCCCGGCTCTACAGTGTTGACATGGAGATACTCGTTGACGATGGGCAGGTTCGTATCGGCCGCCTCATCGTCGGGCCTCTCGAGAACAACGTGTACGTTGTCGCTTCCTCCGGGCAGGCGGCCATCATCGACGCGGCGGCTGATCCCGACCGAATCGTGGCCGCGGTCGAAGAGCTGAACGTCCTTGCCGTACTCACCACACATGGACATCAGGATCACATCGGAGCGCTCGAAGAGGTGAGGCGGAGACTCGGTGTTCCGTTCCTCATGCACCCGGCGGACTCCGCCATCGCAGGGATCATTCCCGATGTGCCACTGGTCGATAGGGAGGACTTCCTCATCGGCGGGCATTCGCTGGCAGCAATCCACACGCCCGGCCACACGCCGGGCTCGACCAGCTTGTTGATGGGCCGCCATCTCTTTACCGGCGACACGCTCTTCCCCGGGGGGCCGGGAGCCACCCGCTTCCCGTATGCCGACTTCGATACGATCATGCGCAGCCTCGACGAGCGCCTGTTCGTACTCGGAGACGACACGCATGTATACCCTGGACATGGGGAGGCCACCACCATCGGTGCCGAACGCCCGCATGTAGAGGAATGGCGCCGGCGGAGGTGGTGACGGTCGGCCAACCCATCTCGTAGGCGCGGGGCCGATCGCCAATTGCCATGAGGGTTCCGACGGATTCTGGAGACTCCCCTTCGGCCCATCTCAGACCACGACCGAGGGGGCCCGGTTGCGCCGGACCCCCTCTTGGTTTCTACTGCAGGTCCAGGAAGGCCTGCTCGGTCAGCGTCTCGAGATCGCTCTTCATCAGCCCTTTGTAGCTGAGCGTGTAGAGCGAATCGCCGACGACCACCGAACGGCGGATCTGGGCGTTCCACTCGTCGGTTCCGCCGGTCATGTGGGTGATGGTGTCGATCTTCTCGATCCCGTCCCTGGTGGCCTTGATCCCGACTGCTCCGGCGAAGAAGTCGTCGCCCTTCGTCTCATCCCAGCTGTAGCGCTGGATCGGGACGATGGTCAGGCCGGTGGCGGGCCAGTAGAGGAATGCCCGGTGGTCGTACTCGACCTCCGATGAGCTGTCTTCCAGCGTCATCTTGTGTAGGCGCTGCGGATTAGCCGGGTCGGACACGTCGAACACGGCTATCTGCGTTCCGAGTGTGCGGCCCTCTTCGGAGGCATCCTGCCCGACTCCGAGGAGCAGCCCATCGCCGATCGGGTGCAAGTAGGCCGAGTAGCCGAGGATCTTGAGCTCGCCTGTGACCTTCGGAGCGGTGGGGTCGGAGAGATCGATCACGTAGAGAGGGTCGGTCTGGCGGAAGGTTACGACATAGCCGGTGTCGCCCATCATCCGCACTGCGTAGATCTGCTCTCCGAGGCCGAGTTCGCCGACCTGCCCGACCTGTCGGAGCTTGCCGCCGTCCTCGTCCAGGATGGTGACGAAGCTCTCGGATTCATCGGTTCGCCATCCCCACCACGATCCGGCGTCGGTAGTTGCCACCCGCAGGTAACCGCCGTCCTCGGACATCGACCATTGACTCAGCAGATGGCCGGGGACCTCGCCGGTCGCCTTGTAGACGGTCTCATCCGGGTCCGAGATGTCGAACTTGTGGATGGCAGTGGTGTACCCCTCCGTTTCCTCGGCGATCGCATCTTCATTCTCGAAGAGCTGCCAGTCGACCCAACGAGTGGTGGCGACGTAGAGGCTGTCCGCTGAGGCGTAGACAGTTTCGCCGTCTGCCATGACACCAACCGACTTGTCCGGGTCGATGCCCTTGCTCATGTCGACCGTCAGAACGGTCAGCATGCCGAAGCCGGAGAACTCTTCCGGATGGAAGGCCTGCTCGCAAGCGAGCAGATTCCCCTCGGTGGTCGTCGAGACGCCGCCGCGGTGATCTTCGAGCACGTAGTAGGGAACCCAGTTGTCGATGGTCGAGTTCTGGATGATTTCCTGATTGGCGAGTTCTGCGTCTCGCTCTGCGCGCAGGCCGGAACCGCTCGGGTACTCGAATTCGAGGCCGGTCGGGAAGGCACGGAGCACTATGCGAACGGTGTTGTCGACCATCCGGGCGCTGAGGTACGTCCCGTCGAGGAACAACTCACGGTCGATGGCGAGGTCGGTCGCGTCGCTCATGTCGATCTCGGTGATGACGGTGAGAGGGCTCCCCCACGGCCCGGGTGAGATGCCCCTGGAATCGGCGATCGGGACCGAGTAGTAGTCGGAGTTGCCGAGGACCAGAATGCGATCATCAGACATGAGGATTTCGGAGATCCACACCGTATTCAGCGTGATCGAATCCAGCAGCAGCGGTTCGTCACCGGTGACGTCGATCACGTAGAGACGCTGGTCGGCGACGGCCACGATGCGCTTGCCGTCGGTCTTGACGATATCGGGTTCGTCGACGCCCACTTCCTGGACGTTGGTCTTGGAAAACTCATCGCTTTGGGCGGTGGTCGTCGCCGGCGAAGCACTCGATCGCTGCGCTCCCCCTGCTGAGTCGGAGGCAACCGACTCCTCAATGGCGAACGCCATATCGTCGAACATCCACGGCCCCCCGGTTCCGTCGAGGCCCCACGGTCCGACCCGTTCGAGGGCTTCTGCCTGAATCCAGTCGAGCAGTTCGTCGCAGTGATTGAACTGCACGAGGGCTCCGGCGAAGGCGCCGGTAACGTTGCCGGGCCCGCCGGGCGGGCTAGTCGTGGTGGCACTGCCGGTGCCGCAAGCAGACGCCACGAGTGCGATGGAAAGGATCATGAGCATGAGTCGTCGCATGGGATTTCCTCCGGTTTGTTCTCCATTGCGACGCACCGCGCTCCTTGATCGGTTCCCGGTTTTCTTCATGCTTCGATTCCTGCGACTCGCGCCAGGGCGGCCTCGCCCAGAGCGTAGGTCAGCGCGACGCCACCGGAATCGAGTCGCTCCTGAACGCGTCGGCCAATGGATCCGTCGCCGATCGAGGCGTAGAGACGATCGCCGGGGCAGGTGGTCGCCGCGTAGTCACGATGGCCGCCGATCGTGGCCGGATCTACCCCGAACTCGGCGGACGCCCAGGCGAGCAGCAGCACCAGGGATTCGAGCTGCCGGTCCGTCGGTTCCTGCTCGCTGTAGTTGCCCTCGAGCACGGGGAGAAAGTGGCCGGCCGGGTCGTAGTTCGTGAAGGTGTCTCCGGGAGCCGAGTACGGCCTGGCCTCGTAGACGTTGCCGTCCCGATCTATGGCGAAGTGATAGGCGAGGTCGGCCCAGCCTTGCTCCTGGTGGTAGGCCTGGTGGCCGCGCAGGCGAGCCGGAGCGAGGCGATTGTCCGTCAATATCACCGAAGTGTGATGGACGGTCAGGTGATCGATCGTGTGGGTGCCGTACTCGGCCACAGGAGGCCGGGCTCCCCATCCCTCTCGCCCGATCACCTCGAGTGCGACCGGTGGCCTGGTGGTCGTCGTGGTAGCCGGCATCGTCGTTGTGGTCGGGAGCGGGCCAGAAGTCGTCACGGTGGTCGAAACCGGCGCCGCCGTCGGCACCGGGTCGTCCGGGCGACGCTGCCACAGTGCAAAGCCGCCGAGGCCGGCGGCCGTCATCAACAGGAATCTCCGGCGGGTGATTGGCTCCATCCTGCTTGTACCCTATCGAGCACGGCCGGATCTCAGGAGGAACGTGTGGACTTCGCATTGATGACCGAACCGCAAATCGGAGGTACATACGAGGAACTTCTCGCCGCGGCGATATGGGCCGAGAACAACGGATTGGTGAGTTTCGCTCGTTCGGACCACTACTACGCCAGCCGGGATCCGAAGCCGGACGCAACGGATGCCTTCGCCACCCTGGGCGGACTCGCCCGCGAGACGAAGACCATCCGACTGGCCGTGCTCGTGTCACCGATCACGTTCCGTCATCCGGCGGTCATCGCCAAGGCGGCGGTGACGATCGACCAGATGTCCGGCGGGCGCTTCGATCTCGGCGTGGGCACCGGTTGGATGGACCTCGAACATGAGGCCTTCGGACTCCCTTTCCCGCCGTGGGGCGAGCGATTCGAACGTTTTGAAGAAGCGCTCGAATACCTGGCAGCCGCCTTCGGCGGAGAACCGGCTGACTACGAAGGCACCTACTACCGGCTGACGGGTGACATCCAGCCGAAACCCATCAATCTCCCGATCATCATCGGTGGCTCAGGCAAGTCCCGGACCCCGAACCTGGCGGGCAGGTTCGCAGATGAATACAACCACTTCGTCGGCACGGCCGCCGACATCGCTCCGAAGATCGTCGTGGTGCGGGAATCCGCAGAGGCTGCCGGACGGGATCCGGATGCAATCACGATGAGCGTGATGGGCCCGGTCCTGGTGGGGAGAGACGAGGCGGAATACCGATCGAACCTGGCCGCCGCCGCCGCGGAGCGCGACCGCACCCCGTCGGAGTTCGAGGAACGCTGGACGAAGGCCGGAATCCCCGTCGGACCGCCCGAACGCGCACGGGAGACACTCGCGGAACTGGAAGACGCCGGCGTCACGAAGTACTACGTGCAGCACCTCGACCTCTCCGACCAGAGCACCATGCCCGCCACATTCGAGACCTTGCGGGGCAAATAGCCGTTTTCGCGCGGGAATCCCACCTCATAGGGTGGGATTCCCGCGCGAAAACGGTCTGGGTTAGCGGCTGATGTCTGCCCAGGTGGCTCCGCTGAGCCTCATCAAATCGTCGAGCGAGAGGGAGAATACGCTCGAGGGCGTGCCGCCCGCCGCCCACAACAGCTCATTCCGGCGAAGTTGCCGGTCCGCGAGAACCGTGATCGGATGTTCATGCGCGAAGGGCGGGGTGCCGCCTGCGACGTATCCTGTTGCAGCCCGCACCTCGTCCAGGGACGCCCGCCGGGACCGCTTTCCACCCATCGCATCGGCGAGTTTTCGGTCGTCGAGGCGCAGGTCGCCGGGAACGAGCGCCAGGACCGGTTCGTCATCGACCATGAACACAAGCGACTTCACGATGGCGGCCACCTCACACCCGACGGCCCCGGCCGCGTCTGCTGCGGTCTTGGTCCCGGCCGGGAAGTGCTCGACCACGACCGTCACTCCGCACGAGGCGGCGAAGTCGACGATCCGGCGGGTCGCTCTGGGGAGCGTCAATCGCGTTGTCCGGAAGGGCTCATAGACTGCGAAACTACCTTCCCGGAGTTGACCTCGCATGACCCGCCTCGCATTACTGCTTTCAATCACCGTCCTGATCGCCGCCTGCGGCGGAGCAGGGCTGGTGGAATTTGCATACGGGTACGAGGTGGGGGACCACCTCGTCTACGACGTCACCCTCGAACAGCGTTTGATCACTACGGTCGACCTCCAGTCGGCGCCGGCACTGCTGGGGGGCGCCGACCTTCCTGGCTCCGCGGATGTACTCGTGCGTTCCGACGGGCAAGTCGTTTACGACGCGGCGGCCGGACCGGACGAAGGAACGTTCGCCATCACCGCCACGACGACATTCACCGAGACAACCATCAGCGGTGAGGTCGACGGCGAGTCCATCGACTCCCTCGACGCCGTCCCGGAAGGCTTGGCTCCCAACCTCGATCCACAGACCGTCACAATCGTTATCGACGGCAACGGGGTGGTTCTCTCGTCGACCGCAGATGAGACAAATCCGCTCGCCCTCCTCGATAACCCCATCGGCATAGGAACCTCGGTCGGCTTCGATCCGCTCAACGGTCACCTCGGCCCGGAGTTCCAAACGGGAAGCCTTGCCGAAGGCGACAGTTGGACCACGGTGTCGTCGGTCTCGGTGCTCAGCGCCACGGTCGAGACCACCACCGCACACCTGCTGTCGACGCTAGAAGGCGACCTCGCCTCCATCGACACCACCTATTCCAACGACGGGTTCACCCTCTCGCTCGGCGATCTCCTGCAGTTGTTCTTCGGCGGGTCGGCTGATCTCACCGACGGGACCCAGAGCGGCGATCTTCCATCGACGGTGACGGGGTCCGGATTCGACCTCACCATCAGCGGCAGTCCGCTCGAGGGCCGGGGAACCTCCGTGTTCGACACGGCGGCCGGCGTCCTGATGACCTACGAAGCCTCTGCAACAATCCCTGCCATGATCTCTGTAGCCTTCCCGGACGACACGACGGGCGAACCGGTGGAAGGCGGCATCGGCCTCGTGATGGAGGTCTCGGTGACTGCAGCACTCGCCGGCGAATGAGTCCCCATTTTCACTATCTACGTGTTGCTAATTAAGATGGGCAGATGTCCGACCACCCTCTTCTGAAGATCGAGAACCTCCATGCGTCGGCCGGCGACGTTGAGATCCTGCGCGGCGTTGACCTGACCGTCAACAAGGGCGAGATACACGCCCTCATGGGCCCCAACGGCTCCGGCAAGTCAACGCTGGCCAACGTGCTGATGGGCCACCCCTCCTACACGGTCACCGAGGGACGGGTTCTCTTCAAAGGTGAGGACGTTACCGAGTCCCCGACCAACGACCGATCGAACATGGGGATGTTCCTCGCCTTCCAGTATCCCGAGGAGATTCCCGGCGTTCCGATCGTCCAGTTCTTGCGGGCTGCCTTTTCCAATCGCACCGGCATCGACTACACGGTGCTCGAGCTTCGCCTGCGGGTCATGGACGTCATGCGCGAACTCGGGATGGAACCGGGGTTCGCCGATCGCTACCTCAATGAAGGATTCTCCGGCGGAGAACGCAAACGCAATGAGATCCTCCAGATGGCAGTGCTCGAGCCAGAACTCGCCGTCATGGACGAAACCGACTCCGGCCTCGACATCGACGCCCTCAGGATCGTGGCGGAAGGGGTCAACAAGCTGACCGGCCCCGAACGCGGTTTCCTCATCATCACGCATTACCAGCGGCTGCTCGACTACATCACCCCCGACCACGTCCACGTATTCATCGACGGACGGGTGCTGACCTCGGGTGGATCGGAGCTCGCAGAACGTCTGGAAGCCGACGGCTACGACGCATTCCGGGAAGAAGCATCAGCCTGACATGACCGACCTCTCGCATCTGCGACGGGATTTCCCCATTCTCAGACGCGAAGCTGAGGGGCATCCCGTCGTCTTCCTCGACTCGGCGGCGAGCGCACAGAAACCGGGTTCGGTGCTCGACGCCATGGACCGGTTCTATCGATCCCAATATGCCAACGTTCACCGGGGGGCCTACCGGTTGTCGCAGGAGGCCACCGGGCTCTATGAAGATGCACGGGCCCGGGTGGCTGCCTTCATCAATGCCGGCTCACCCGAGGA comes from the Acidimicrobiia bacterium genome and includes:
- a CDS encoding MBL fold metallo-hydrolase — protein: MEILVDDGQVRIGRLIVGPLENNVYVVASSGQAAIIDAAADPDRIVAAVEELNVLAVLTTHGHQDHIGALEEVRRRLGVPFLMHPADSAIAGIIPDVPLVDREDFLIGGHSLAAIHTPGHTPGSTSLLMGRHLFTGDTLFPGGPGATRFPYADFDTIMRSLDERLFVLGDDTHVYPGHGEATTIGAERPHVEEWRRRRW
- a CDS encoding beta-propeller domain-containing protein, with translation MRRLMLMILSIALVASACGTGSATTTSPPGGPGNVTGAFAGALVQFNHCDELLDWIQAEALERVGPWGLDGTGGPWMFDDMAFAIEESVASDSAGGAQRSSASPATTTAQSDEFSKTNVQEVGVDEPDIVKTDGKRIVAVADQRLYVIDVTGDEPLLLDSITLNTVWISEILMSDDRILVLGNSDYYSVPIADSRGISPGPWGSPLTVITEIDMSDATDLAIDRELFLDGTYLSARMVDNTVRIVLRAFPTGLEFEYPSGSGLRAERDAELANQEIIQNSTIDNWVPYYVLEDHRGGVSTTTEGNLLACEQAFHPEEFSGFGMLTVLTVDMSKGIDPDKSVGVMADGETVYASADSLYVATTRWVDWQLFENEDAIAEETEGYTTAIHKFDISDPDETVYKATGEVPGHLLSQWSMSEDGGYLRVATTDAGSWWGWRTDESESFVTILDEDGGKLRQVGQVGELGLGEQIYAVRMMGDTGYVVTFRQTDPLYVIDLSDPTAPKVTGELKILGYSAYLHPIGDGLLLGVGQDASEEGRTLGTQIAVFDVSDPANPQRLHKMTLEDSSSEVEYDHRAFLYWPATGLTIVPIQRYSWDETKGDDFFAGAVGIKATRDGIEKIDTITHMTGGTDEWNAQIRRSVVVGDSLYTLSYKGLMKSDLETLTEQAFLDLQ
- a CDS encoding peptidoglycan recognition family protein, with the protein product MEPITRRRFLLMTAAGLGGFALWQRRPDDPVPTAAPVSTTVTTSGPLPTTTTMPATTTTTRPPVALEVIGREGWGARPPVAEYGTHTIDHLTVHHTSVILTDNRLAPARLRGHQAYHQEQGWADLAYHFAIDRDGNVYEARPYSAPGDTFTNYDPAGHFLPVLEGNYSEQEPTDRQLESLVLLLAWASAEFGVDPATIGGHRDYAATTCPGDRLYASIGDGSIGRRVQERLDSGGVALTYALGEAALARVAGIEA
- a CDS encoding LLM class flavin-dependent oxidoreductase, encoding MDFALMTEPQIGGTYEELLAAAIWAENNGLVSFARSDHYYASRDPKPDATDAFATLGGLARETKTIRLAVLVSPITFRHPAVIAKAAVTIDQMSGGRFDLGVGTGWMDLEHEAFGLPFPPWGERFERFEEALEYLAAAFGGEPADYEGTYYRLTGDIQPKPINLPIIIGGSGKSRTPNLAGRFADEYNHFVGTAADIAPKIVVVRESAEAAGRDPDAITMSVMGPVLVGRDEAEYRSNLAAAAAERDRTPSEFEERWTKAGIPVGPPERARETLAELEDAGVTKYYVQHLDLSDQSTMPATFETLRGK
- a CDS encoding YbaK/EbsC family protein, with the translated sequence MRGQLREGSFAVYEPFRTTRLTLPRATRRIVDFAASCGVTVVVEHFPAGTKTAADAAGAVGCEVAAIVKSLVFMVDDEPVLALVPGDLRLDDRKLADAMGGKRSRRASLDEVRAATGYVAGGTPPFAHEHPITVLADRQLRRNELLWAAGGTPSSVFSLSLDDLMRLSGATWADISR
- the sufC gene encoding Fe-S cluster assembly ATPase SufC; the encoded protein is MSDHPLLKIENLHASAGDVEILRGVDLTVNKGEIHALMGPNGSGKSTLANVLMGHPSYTVTEGRVLFKGEDVTESPTNDRSNMGMFLAFQYPEEIPGVPIVQFLRAAFSNRTGIDYTVLELRLRVMDVMRELGMEPGFADRYLNEGFSGGERKRNEILQMAVLEPELAVMDETDSGLDIDALRIVAEGVNKLTGPERGFLIITHYQRLLDYITPDHVHVFIDGRVLTSGGSELAERLEADGYDAFREEASA